CGTTGAACAACAAGTTCTTGAAGTAATTAATGACCTTTCTATCCCTGTGATCTTTTTTTATCTATGAGCTTAATCCACTTACATGTTTGCTAATATCTGCGTCCAGTCAAATCCTGTACTTGAAGCTTTTGGTAATGCAAAAACTGTAAGGAATAACAACTCAAGGTGAACCAAAATCTTCACATAATAGAGAGGGCATGTGTTGAGAACTCAGCTGATTGTTGTAATATGCTTTTGGCTCAGTCGCTTTGGTAAATTTGTTGAAATACAATTTGATAAGCAAGGAAGAATATCTGGAGCTGCTGTAAGGACCTATCTTCTAGAGAGGTCTCGTGTGTCAAATCTCTGATCCGGAGCGCAATTACCACTGCTTCTATCTTCTCTGTGCCGCACCGCAGGAGGTAACTTCACCCTGCAGCTCttttggaatatatatatatatatatcttgttatTGAAGAACTCGTTCCATAACTTAATAGAACTAAGCAGGAGATTGAGAAGTACAAGCTTGGCCATCCAAAGACCTTTCATTATCTGAACCAATCCAAATGCTACGAGCTTGTCGGTATAAGCGATGGTCATGATTATCTTGCGACAAGGAGAGCTATGGATATTGTCGGAATTAGCGAAAAGGAACAGGAAGCAATTTTCAGGGTGGTTGCTGCAATTCTTCACATTTGAAACATCGATTTTACTAAGGGAAAGGAAGTGGACTCATCAGTACCAAAGGATGATAAGTCGAAGTTTCATCTTAAGACAGCAGCGGAACTTCTCATGTACGTTAAAACATTTTGCATCTGAAAAGACGTCTTATCAATTCATGAAAGCTAATTTGGAAGTCTTGTTTACAGGTGTGATTTAAAAGCTCTTGAAGATGCATTATGTAAACGTGTTATGGTCACTCCTGAGGAAGTTATTAAGAGAAGTCTTGATCCACAGAGTGCTGTCACTGGCCGTGACGGTTTCGCTAAGACAGTCTATTCTCGGTTGTTTGATTGGTAAGTGGCTGGGTTTAGTAGTCACAGTACATATTTGATACTAAGTGAAAATCTCTAGTTGTGTGCAGGTTGGTAGACAAGATTAATAAGTCGATTGGACAAGATGCCAATTCTAGATCTCTAATTGGAGTTCTGGACATTTACGGATTTGAGAGCTTCAAAACTAACAGGTAATGAAACTTTACATGATCTAAGGCTCACAGATATGTAGTCAGCCATCTCCCTGAGAATACCATTCTGCTGCAGTTTTGAACAGTTCTGTATTAATTTCACTAATGAGAAGTTGCAGCAACATTTCAATCAGGTATGTTCTTGATTGTAGtggaaacaatttttttttttttttaaaaaatttatattagtttCTTTTGCTGTTTTCAGCATGTTTTCAAGATGGAACAGGAAGAATACACAAAAGAAGCAATAGATTGGAGCTACATTGAGTTTGTGGACAATCAAGATGTTCTTGATCTTATAGAAAAGGTCATTGCTTAATCAAGAAAGGATAATGCTACCAAAATGGATTCTTATCTcactttctccttttcttttccaTCTGCAGAAGCCTGGTGGCATTGTTGCTCTCCTCGATGAAGCTTGGTAATATTATAGATCAAACTAGTTCCATAGATCTTTTTTTGGTGATTATGTTATTTTCTGAACTAACGAGCCGTGTTTTTTTTCAGTATGTTTCCAAAATCAACACACGAAACATTTGCAAACAAGCTATATCAGACTTTTAAGGCTCACAAGAGGTTCATCAAACCAAAACTCTCTCGAACCGATTTTACCGTTGCCCATTATGCTGGAGAAGTAagttttatattcaaaatgacACAAGGGAATGTTATCACAGAGTTTCTCAtgtcttttgaaaattttctttcaGGTTCTCTATCAGTCTGATCTATTTCTTGATAAAAACAAGGACTATGTGATCCCTGAACACCAAGATTTGTTGGGAGCTTCCAAATGTCCTTTTGTGATCGGTCTTTTCCCTCCACTCCCTGAAGAAACGTCCAAGTCTTCAAAGTTTTCATCCATTGGTTCTCGTTTCAAGGTATGAATCTTATTCTATTGAATGATGTTCATGTTGTTTTAAGAAAGAATGTGTTGCTAATATTACGGTTGGCCTGATTGATTCAGCTGCAACTTCAACAACTTATGGAAACACTAAATTCTACGGAGCCTCATTACATCAGATGTGTGAAGCCTAACAATCTCTTAAAGCCTGCCATATTTGAGAATGTGAACATCATGCAGCAGCTCCGATGTGGTGTAAGTATAAATAAGAGTAATGAGCATAGTTCTTTACTGTGAACTTTAACCTTTATGTTGTCTGTATAGGGTGTTTTGGAAGCGATTAGAATTAGTTGCGCAGGGTATCCAACTCGTAAACCTTTCTTTGAGTTCATAAATCGTTTTGGACTTCTATATCCTGAGGCTTTAGAAGGGAGGTAATTAAACAAAATTCGTCAAAGTGTACTGCTTAGTGAGAGTTCAAACCAATACTTACAGATTCTGAACTTTTCTCTGGACAGCTACGATGAGAAAGTCGCATGTAAAAAGATCTTGGACAGCATGGGACTTAAAGGATACCAGGTAACTGTTCGTCCAGAATATTCTATTTAATGAAACCAGTTGTAAAGTATTAGTGATGCAACGGAAGAGTTGTAATCAACCAAATGCAAACTCATATCTTTTGGTAATACAGATTGGTAAAACAAAGGTTTTCTTGAGGGCTGGTCAGATGGCTGAGCTCGACGCTAGGAAAACAGAGGTGCTTAGTGGTGCTGCGAAAAAAATATAGAGACGAACACGAACTCATCAGGCTCAGAAACGGTTTATTGTTCTGAGAAAGGCCACGATATCTCTCCAAGCTCTATGTAGAGGTGAGTCATCTGATTTGTGCATAAATACTTGGAAGTGCATTGACTTTTTCACActatttgattaaatatctatgaatataaaaaacatttatgtaacttttctctcattttcaaaatatcatagCAAGACTTTCCTGCAAACTATTTGAAAATCTGAGACGAGAAGCTGCTGCTgtgaagattcagaagaatgGTCGGAGATATTACTCTAGAAAATCGTACAAAAAGCTCCATGTGTCTGCTCTTTCCGTACAGACTGGTTTAAGAGCAATGGCTGCTCGTAAGCAATTCAGATTCAGGAAGCAAACAAAGGCTGCCACTATTGTTCAGGTTCATTTTTCTTGGAGAAGTCTTAAACTATTGTACTTTTCTCATGATCATTAACACATAGAATATCCTGTAACTCATGGTAGGCTCAGTGGCGTTGTCACAGAGCAACAACGTACTACAAGAAGCTTAAAAATGGAGTAATCATATCTCAGACAAGATGGAGAGGAAGACTTGCTAAGAGAGAACTTCGGAAGCTCAAAATGGTACAACTGCTTTATTCGCACTTGCTAaattggcttactatctcaaaCATACTCAAACACTTTTTAATCTTCAGGCTTCAAGGGAAACAGGAGCACTTAAAGAGGcaaaggatatgcttgagaagaAAGTTGAGGAACTCACATACCGTGCCCAGTTGGAGAAACGTCTGAGGGTATCAGCTATgagcaacattttttttttaagtagatatataataataatgtataGTGCTGAATAAAAATTTTGCAGGGTGATTTAGAAGAAGCAAAGGCTCAGGAGATAACAAAACTTCAGAGTTCGTTGGaggaaatgaagaagaaagtggATGAAACAAACGCATTGCTTGTGAAGGAACGCGAAGCTGCAAAGAAAGCCGCTGAAGAAGCTCCTCCTGTTATACAAGAAACACAAGTTTTAGTTGAAGATACTAAGAAGATTGAGTTGATGACTGAGGAACTGGAGAGTGTAAAGGTACTTTCTGTCGGTGCCTattgaaaaattgaaaattcaattttcaatCAGTTGTCCGATGTTTCCTTGTGTTTGAGACTGTTACATATCATTCTCCTTCCAACAGGCTACTCTAGAAAACGAGAAACAGAGGGCTGATGATGCAGTGAGAAAGTTTGAAGAAGCTCAAGAGTCCCTCgatgacaaaaagaagaaactGGAAGAGACAGAGAAGAAAGGTCAGCAACTCCAAGAATCTCTGACAAGGTAAGAATGTATCATCAAGCATCGTTCGTTATTAATATCTTCCTAACCATCCCTGCATATATGGCTAACTGGTCCTGTAAGTTCATGTATTCTACtggttgttttctttttaaaatgagCTGAAACTGGGAAGTTAATGTGATCAGGATGGAGGAAAAGTGCACCAACTTGGAATCGGAGAATAAAGTCTTAAGGCAACAGGCTGTCTCCATGGCTCCGAATAAGTTCCTCTCTGGACGCTCAAGGTCATTTTACAGGTAGCTTAGAACATTGAATCAAATATAAAACCGCAAGTATGCTTTTGTCTATTGTCTGAAGTTGACGATCTGTTCAATAATAACAGAGAGGTTCAGAGAGTGGTCATCTAGCAGTGGATACAAGGTCAAGCTTGGTAAGAACATGAGTGAATTAACCAATACAGTTTACGTCTCAAATTAAGCTTAATGATGGACCAATGTGCTTTTAATCTGAATCAGGATCTTCACAGCAACTCAATGAACCACAGGGATCCATCAGAAGTTGATAAACCACAAAAAACATTAAACGAGAAGCAGCAAGAGAATCACGAGCTGCTTATCCGCTGCATCGTCCAACCTTTGGGTTTCAAAGGGAACCGACCTATCAAAGCATGTATCATATACAAATGCCTACTGCAATGGAGGTCGTTTGAAGTTGAACGGACCAGTGTCTTTGATCGCATTATCCAGGCTATAGGCCATGCTATTGAGGTTAGCTTAGGTATTCAGTTATGACTGCAAGTGTGTTTGGAATCATAACTAATGTTTTGCGAAAATTGATTATCTCAGAGTCAAGATAACAACAATACATTGGCTTATTGGTTATCAAATGCCTCGACACTCCTCTTACTTCTCCAACGCACGCTTAAAGCTAGTGGTGCAGCTGGGATGGCTCCACAGCGTCGCCGTTCGTCTTCTGCCACTCTATTTGGAAGGATGACTCAGGTATATATACATGGTTTGAAATCCATCAGCAAAATGTAGCAAAAGCTTTCTTAATATGTGTTTCTGTTAATCAGAGCTTCCGCGGAACACCACAAGGTGTGAATCTTGCAATGATAAACGGTGGTGCGGGAGGTGGAGCGGATACGTTAAGACAAGTTGAAGCAAAGTACCCGGCTCTGCTGTTTAAGCAGCAGCTCACAGCTTATGTTGAAAAGATATACGGAATGATTCGGGACAACTTGAAGAAGGAGATTTCTCCACTCCTTGGATTGTGCATTCAGGTAATCACATTAATCACATCAAAACAAAGTTGTTCtcgtttaatttttattctgtCTGTCTTGACCTTTAAATAGGCGCCAAGAACATCTAGGGCAAGTTTAGTGAAAGGAGCATCTCGTTCCGTAGCCAACACGCCAGCTCATGAAGCTCTGATCGCTCACTGGCAAGGAATTGTGAAGAGCCTTACAAACTTCCTCGATACTTTGAAATCAAACAATGTGAGCTTCTTTGCTATTATACACAGTTTCCTCTAAATTAAGAAAACAAGTTGTGGACAGTTCTGAGTTTGGATCTTTCTATTTTATGGGGTTTTTTAGGTTCCTTCGTTCTTGGTGTGTAAGGTGTTTACACAGATATTCTCATTCGTCAATGTTCAACTGTTTAACAGGTTTTTTACTAGGGATCTTAAGCATCTAAAATCCCATTATCTCTTAGTATTTACTATCTTCTGCTTAATCAACTGTTTCTTTGGTTGTCCGTTCAACAGTCTTCTGTTGAGACGTGAGTGTTGTTCATTTAGCAATGGCGAGTATGTCAGAGCTGGCTTGTGTGAATTGGAAAACTGGTGTTTTAAGGCAACAGATGAGGTATCTTTCTTTCACTCTCCTATTATTACTCAAGCAAAGACTTCTAAATTAACTAGCAACAACAAACAATTGCAGTATGCGGGTACTTCGTGGGAAGAGTTAAAGCATATAAGACAAGCCATTGGGTTTCTGGTAAACCTTTCGTCATCTTCTATCTAAACCTTAAAGATGGTCCCCATGAAGGTGTAAACCATTGTTAATTATTTCTCCAAAAATGCAGGTAATACACCAAAAACCAAAGAAAACTCTCGATGAGATCAGTCATGATCTTTGCCCGGTAAGTAAAAAATTCTAAGAAACGTTAAGAATGTGAGAGAAATCAGGAATATGTTTTGCTGATAAAGTGAAAATGTGCTGATGACAGAAGACTCGAACAATGCTGTTAGCAACTCTTTCCTTTTGGATGACGACTCAAGGTTACTACTTCGTTTTTACTAATATATGCCAACAAAGTTTCGTTTTGGGAACTAAAATGGTAAATGGTTTTTTCTTGCAGCATTCCATTCTCGGTTGATGATTTATCAAAGTCGATGGAGAGATTTGACATTGCTGATATCGAACCGCCACCTTTAATCCGGGAGAATTCTGGATTTAGCTTTTTATTTCCCGTCGCTGATTAATCCTTATCTCTGCCAACGAAAACCAAAGTTAGCTCTAGTGTCTTCTTCCTCCCTTACCAAAGTTAGGTCGCTTGTGACTCAAGTAATATTAACTTTATAAATTCTTGAAGGAGATTATACATTCTTCTGTTCAGTCTACTACATCCACATTCGTCATGTGACTTAAGTCTTAATGTTCGTTTTGAATTATTCCTCTCTGAAAGTTGTTGAATGTTTAGCAACCGACTCTTGTTCTTCGTCCAATAGAAATTACAAAATTTCATTCCATTGGTGATGGAAATTGAGTTCTTTATGCAGATAACTTTTTTCATAACagatatgaaataaaaaaaaaaggaaattgcaCCCTATgtacaacaaaaaaacaaaaatgcacTAACTAACTAAAACTCAATTTTCTCTCctactttctcttcctatctttTTCTCTCGAAAtctaattttccattttttttttttagttatttggcAAATAAATCCTAGAAAGAGTATAAAATATCTATTCACTGTAGTGGAATACAAGTTCAAATCAAACGACcgaattttaaaactaattatgtAAATCTTAGCtaacaataaaaattagaaatatgaTGTtcaactataaattattaaataacacCAGATTTTAGCAATGTAATAAGAGATTAGTTTGATATAATGAAACTATAAATAAGAGATTAGTTTGAAATAATAATGATTGAATAACACACAGCACATGAAACtataaatcatttaaatttttattttcttttaaagtttcCCCATCGTCTTATTTTCCGTTTCCGTCCACGCGTCGCTGTCACTCACCGCCGTCGAAACTGAGCTTCTGACCGGGGTTTCACGCGCCGACTTCTCTCCTTCGACAGATCCTCGTGAAATATCTACCAGACAGACTCCGTTTCCCATCTGAGAGTCAGATCCCAAAAAAGACTCACTCTCGATTGCATTTTCAGATCTTCTTcgggaaaagaaaaaaaatgaagaatctTACACTCGTAGTAATGCTTCTATGCTACTCGTTCGCCTCCTCCTCCGGAGACTCGACTATTCACACGAACAATTGGGCCGTCTTGGTCTGCACTTCTCGATTCTGGTCAAATTCTCTCTCACAATTTGAACACGAATTTCACAAAATTGGATTTGATTAATATTCTTCTCACAATACTCTAACTCTGATCTGTTGCTGTGATTTGctatttttttctcaggtttaACTACCGCCACATGGCAAACACACTCTCCCTCTATAGGTGAGGTGAATTAGCTCCCTTAACCATTCACCAAGGTAGATTCTCTTCTTACtgtctttgtttctatttacTTTGGTGTTTACAGGACAGTCAAGAGACTTGGAATACCTGATGAGAGAATCATCCTTATGCTCGCTGATGACATGGCCTGTAACTCTAGAAATCAATACCCTGCTCAAGTCTTCAACAATGAGAATCACCAAATTAACCTCTACGGAGATAACGTTGAGGTAACTTTCTCGCTGAACCAGGGCTCGTGGTTTGGTGGTGATTAACTTGAGGGCAAAAGCAAACCACCACGGTTCGTTCGAGTCTGGACCACTTCTGtggatttaattaaaaaaaaaaactttctggCTGCAAAGGGTTTAATGTATAGTAGTGAATGTTCTTTCTCTTGAGTAGTAGGTGTATTAGCTGTATCTCTCCATCATAGCACATAAATCATTGAAACTGCTGTGCGCCCCTCCCCTGCGAGAGCTGATTTGTGtgattaatctttttttttttttcaatcaggTGGATTATCGTGGCTATGAGGTGACGGTTGAGAATTTCTTGCGGGTTTTGACTGGGCGTCATGAGAATGCTGTTCCTAGGTCGAAGCGTCTCCTCAGTGACGAGGGTAGCCATATTCTACTCTACATGACTGGCCACGGAGGTGATGAGTTTCTCAAGTTTCAAGATGCTGAAGAGCTTCAGAGTCACGATTTAGCTGATGCTGTCAAACAAATGAAAGAGAAGCGTAGGTatgtatgttttacatttttggtgttcttttcaagttatactccctccgttagATTTTCTAGAGTTTCGCTGTTTATTAAGAGTATAATAAATGtttgcaatttatttttcaatatactTTCTAATAAATAtccaccaataaaatttaatcagtttAATCTCAAAAGTATACAAAAGTACCtaaaaaattttacttttggGAACAGGCGACTTCATTTCTTGTGCATTACATTCGTTCAGTGTTTTTAATGTGGCTTTTCCATGGGCATATCCCTTGGTGGAACAAACATTAATCACTTGTTGTCTCATCTTAATCTGTTGCGAGAAACTAATGACATTATTCGGCTACTTCAGATTCAAGGAGCTTTTGATAATGGTTGATACTTGCCAAGCTGCCACCCTCTTTAACCAGGTACATCTTAGTCTCACTTTTGTTTCGTCTTTATATTTCGAAGAAAGAACGTTCTCGTAATCCAACCGTTTGTTTAGTTTTGCTCTGCTTTTGGAGTTGAGATTTTGATATCCGTAATCCATCGTATCTTTACGGCTTATCCGGGGAGCTTGTTCTTAGCAGTTACTCCGGCTTATGTTTCACAGTGTACGAAAATTGACATCTAAACTATCGTTTGGAATTTTCTCTTACGTTGTTAAACATTCTTAGCTTCAATCTCCTGGTGTTTTGGCCATTGGTAGCAGTCTTAAAGGAGAGAACTCGTACTCTCATCACCTGGACTCAGATGTAAGTGCCCTTGACTATTTATGAACGTAaactatattttctctttttatcactGTATTGATCTCTACTTGTAATGTTGTTTTTGCTTCAGATTGGTGTATCAGTCGTGGACCGGTTTACTTATTACACTCTTGCCTTCTTTGAAAGGCTCAATATCTATGACAATGCATCACTCAACAGGTACGATAAGTCGATGACTATGCAACTTTTGTCACCAACATTCTTCTAACATTTCTTGTGCCTGAGTTGTAATATTTTAACGAGAATGGTTCTCTGTATGTCTTACCTCTTAAAATTGATACGCCTTTGTAAGCTGAACCCTCTGATCTACAATATCCGTTCACCTCCTGTTGTGCAGTTTGTTTAGGTCTTATGATCCGAGACAGCTAATGTCTACTGCCTACTACCGAACTGATCTTTACCAGCCACATCTGTCAGAGGTGAGGAAATGATTTCACAATGTCTCGTTTTAATTTTGAAGAGGGAGCTGCTTAAATTACTATTCTCTTGTGACCAATAAAGCCTAAGTAACCTCAGTTTAAGGTGCTTGTTCTATAGGGGCTGAACAGTGTAGGTTTTGTCCATAAGAGCTCATCATAACAGGATCAGAGAAACGATATTGATTTAGATGTAGAACTTGCACCTTCTGGATAGATTTTCAGTTTTCGTTTTGATGAACTACATATGTCTTGAGATGATTAATTTACTCATTCTTCAAGTTCACTTATTATGGGATTTAGGTACCCGTCACGAATTTCTTCGGTTCAGTTATGGAGACGATTCATACTGATTCAGCTTACCATGCCTTCTCGAGTAGAATCTCCAATAGCAAGATCAAATCCGATACGCCATTTAATCAGCCATTTAATCAGCTTTCCGAGCAAGATGTTAAAGAAGATCTTCAGAATACAAACAACCAAAACGATGAGTTGAAAACTGAGGTTATTGTCTATACTCCCTTCTCTGATTTTATCACAAGTAGAGAGCTGTGCGAAATATCCAAACTCTGGAGTAATTTCTTACATAAAAGGAAATCTTATAACCAAATCAAGAGTTTAAGCTGGGTTAGGCTGTTGAGCGTGATTGACATATTCGCTTACTGGCTTGAGATCCACATGTGTGTTTGTTGTTGCAGAAGCAAAAATGCCCATACTCAGAAATGCGGGCAGACCTCCACGAGAAACTGAAGAAGATTGAAAATGTGGATACAATGGTTAACCTCAGCATAGCGGTGATGATACTCGTTGTAATGGTGTCATCTTCTTTGTTATGATGACGCTCTATAGgaggatcatcatcatcatctcctacTTCAGTTAATCTCCCCTGTATGAGATCGTAACAGTTGCagtttgacatcattgtattaCTTCAAATTTCCTCGATAGCAAATAACCGCACATGCTGACATCAAATTTTTAACTTCTGTTGTTGGTTAACTCTTGATACAGAGGTTCGTTACCATTACAAATGTTAGCCCACATCTGCTGCAGATTAGTTGACTTTTTGACAGAGTTTTCTAgtgtataaattatttatgcAATTGTGGTTTCTTAAATTTcatcattttatattattgtgAAATAAAGAACTACGTTTGCATTAACTGATGTTAACCTGCAGATATTTCCACTTAACTACAATCATTGGATTTTAACATTTACTAAGCTGAATTTATTTTGACCGTGGCGTGCATATCATTAGAGAGAGTAATGATACAAACATGATACAAACATTTATGATTATGAATTCCATAAACTTGGGGAAATATGTAATAACGAATAAATTTACGTGTAGAA
This region of Brassica napus cultivar Da-Ae chromosome C5, Da-Ae, whole genome shotgun sequence genomic DNA includes:
- the LOC106411842 gene encoding putative GPI-anchor transamidase; translation: MKNLTLVVMLLCYSFASSSGDSTIHTNNWAVLVCTSRFWFNYRHMANTLSLYRTVKRLGIPDERIILMLADDMACNSRNQYPAQVFNNENHQINLYGDNVEVDYRGYEVTVENFLRVLTGRHENAVPRSKRLLSDEGSHILLYMTGHGGDEFLKFQDAEELQSHDLADAVKQMKEKRRFKELLIMVDTCQAATLFNQLQSPGVLAIGSSLKGENSYSHHLDSDIGVSVVDRFTYYTLAFFERLNIYDNASLNSLFRSYDPRQLMSTAYYRTDLYQPHLSEVPVTNFFGSVMETIHTDSAYHAFSSRISNSKIKSDTPFNQPFNQLSEQDVKEDLQNTNNQNDELKTEKQKCPYSEMRADLHEKLKKIENVDTMVNLSIAVMILVVMVSSSLL